DNA from Prunus persica cultivar Lovell chromosome G6, Prunus_persica_NCBIv2, whole genome shotgun sequence:
AATTTTGAACAACATGTCATTTAATTTCTTAGCGTTGTTGATTTCAATATGCTATAAATAAGAGATGGATATCGTGTGAGAGTCAACATCTTTCTTTCCACTCCTAAAAATGGCATGTACCTTTTGAAATAAGATTTTCTGCTTCAATTCTGGTGCTGGTATTGTTCTTATGACCAGAACGACCTTATCTTGATATTTAGGATTAATTTAGGATTTCTTTAGACACTTAAGATTATTTATATTGAAAAGATAATTAGAAGGATGACCAAGTATGAGAGAAAATATATAGtcgatatttatttattgttgctCTTGTATTTATCACATCTTGCCTGTTTCACTACAAAATGCTCGTATACATAAGTAATGGACACCTTGTAAGAGCCAAAatctttttttccaatttaaaAAACCACATTTGACATGGCGCAGGTGAAATAAATAAGATCATCTGTTTATCTATTGCATGTTGACGTTGGTACTGTGCTTATGACCATAATAATTTCATTATAGAGATTTACAATTAAGCATACGGTTTAGGAAAACATTACATCAATAGTGCAATCAAACGAAAGTTCAAAGGAAAAAATCCTAGCCGCTTTCTCCATTTGTGAGTTTCAAAGGAAAAACTTCATAGAAGGAGGGGAGGAAGAAGCGTCATGtgcctctcctcctcctccactcTTCtcgttttttccttttgagttAGTGAATAAGTCCACTAGGGCGTGTTGAATAAGAAGCTCCTTGTGGTGATTCTTCTGAGCCATGCTCAGATGAAGTTCCCCAATCACCCCTTTTAGGTTATATTCTCAATTAAATCCTTCTCTCAAAACATGCTCTCTAACATTGCTCATATTCTCTTTTGGTTCTACATCGTCTTTGACGGAGGGTTCTTGTTTTCGTTTATTTGTTCGCTATTATGCGAAGGTAGGTCACTGGAAATCATATTTTCCCCATATCTGCTACGGATGCGGTGGTGGGTGTGGCCGCCACAGTGCTTCTTCAGGTGGTGGTAGTTTAGGGTTCATTTAGGGACATGTGTTGCTTTAAGGTTTTGGTCATGTTGGGTTTGTAGACTTTGTTTGGGTTTATGGTTAATTGTGGTGATGTGAGCTAGTATTTTAGTGCGGCTTTTGTCCActatagttttgtttttcacaTGTTAGTTTGTTGACCTCTTGGGATTGGTACTTCAAATTTCATGTTGATGTCTTTAATTGTACTATTGAAGTTTATCTAATAAAGTTTATCtttgatatttaaaaaaaaaaaaaaaaaagttcaaaacgGCGTACCAATGCAAAAGATGTAAATAGACGACTTGAGCTCATCaatcatgaaaataaaattattaacaCAACATATTACTGATGACTGTATTGTCCAGGTCAGCTCAATTTGTTAGAATAGCATATGGAGGTCACGTGCTCTTGTTAGTATTGTTAAGCTGAGTTTACTTTAAGCTCTAAGCTTTCCGTTATGTATATAAGCTGAGTTTTACGTTGTATAATCGATTTATTAAGcaaaattaatacaaaacTTTCTGAGATTTCTctgctttcttcttcaatcttctCTTCTGTAATCAATTACATAAAGTCAGTTCTTAATTCGGGAGATACGTGCAGCCAAAGTTTGCTTAATTCATGAAATGCGTGCTGAGAGAACCACATGCTTATTTTCCCTAACAATTTATGGAAGAAGACATTACTAATTGGCACCTAAATATTATTTACTGAATATGGTCTCTGCAGGGAGGACCACTCTATATATTAGATACTCCAGCTCCAATGAATTTCAAGGAGGTAAGCCAAGCAATATAAAGTTTCCATAGCCACAAGCTAttgagtgtgtgtgtgcgtgcgTGCGTGCGCCTGTGCACTCATATCAGTGAGAGAGGAGCAAgaaagagggagggagggagatgGAAAAGAATGCACAGAGTGGTCACAGGTTGGTCTTAGTCCCATGTCCATTCCAAGGCCACATATACCCTATGCTTAAGCTGGCAACCTTCCTTCACTCATTTCCATTGTTCACACCCATTTCAACTCTCCAAACCCTTCAAACACCCTGAATTCACTTTTTTTCCAATTCCGGATGGCTTAACTTCTGATGAGATTTCATCTGGGAATACACTAGCTATTCTGTCTGCCCTTAACGCCAACTGCAAAGCGAGTTTTTTGAACAATGCTTGATCGATAGAGTGATTGAACAAGAACCGCAGAACAAAATCATCTGCATCATCTATGATGGAATTATGTACTTCTCTGAATCTGTGGCAAATTATCTGAACATTCCAAGCATCCTCTTGCGCACACAAAGCGCTATCAATTTTATTGCTCTCAACCCCCTCCTACGACTTCATTCAAAAGGTCACACTCCATTCCGAGGTATGTGTGCCCTGTTTCCTCCTTTCTATATGTTTCTTCTGCAAATGAGGGAAGAGGCTAATGCCTGATTTGTTTGCTTAGTGTAtgatgtttatttttcttacttGTAACTAAGACCACAACTCTGGATCACAGAATCTATGTCACTGAACCGGGTGCCCGAGCTTCATCCCCTCAGGTTCAAGGATCTGCCCACCTCCATTTTCGAAACACTTGAAAAACTATTTGAAACTAGTTGCTAATTTACAAAAAGTTAGGACATCCTCAGCGGTCATTTGGAACACCATGGACTGCCTTGAACAATCATCACTGGCACGGATCCAGAAAGAATTTCAAGTTCCAATCTTCACCGTAGGTCCTCTTCACAAGATTGCAACAGCGGCCTCAAGTAGTTTACTAGAAGAAGACACAGGCTGCATTGTGTGGCTTGACAAGCAATCCCACAACTCAGTTATCTATGTAAGCTTGGGGAGTCTAGCATCCATCTGCTAGAAAGAACTAGCCGAAATGGCTTGGGGCTTAGCTAACAGCAAGCAACCTTTCTTGTGGGTGATCAGGCCCGGATCAATTTGTGGTTCAGATTGGATTGAACTACTGCCTCAAGAATTCATAGAAGCTGTTGGAGAAAGAGGTTGCATTCTTAAATGGGCACCCCAGATGGATTTTGGGGCattgtgggagcaaatttccccACAAGAATATTCAGTTCGGAAAattctcctttcttcttcgccgcctctttctccctgcaaaatagaacaaataagaggaccatactcggggggtgttggccaaaagccctccgatgcctaagtcagttcaaTCGATCCGTAGAGAAACGATAGCTAAAATAGGGTACGGGAtgtgtttataatataaatcggGCGGCTGGAGCCTTgtgtaaaagagagagaaaagaggtggctagggtttgagaggaattttctgtagagattttagtagtagttctgacgtacctcaacccttgtgtgtggctatgcttttatagtGGTCTCGGAGgttagggtttcagaggaataattctgtagatggaagggaattattcctccccttttttgtcacatcccgggatcggctccgccgtagcacgatattgtccgctttgggccctcctctctgcccgcacggttttgtttttgggagctcacgagcaacttcccagtgggtcacccattctgggattgctctagcccccaactcgcttaacttcggagttcctacgactccgaatccagtgagctcccaaaaaggctcgtgctagatggatgcgggcgGGCACATAAaaggcacatcaccctctctccgttggttgatgtgggatcttacaatccaccccccctaagggcccgacgtcctcgtcggcacactcgcaccacacggcagagtggctctgataccaaattgtcacatcccgggatcggctccgccgtagcacgatattgtccgctttgggcccccctctctgcccgcacggttttgtttttgggagctcacgagcaatttcccagtgggtcacccatcctgggattgctctagcccccaactcgcttaacttcggaatTCGTACGACTCCGAATCCAGTGAGCTCctaaaaggcctcgtgctagatggatgcgggcgtgcacatataaggcacatcaccctctctctgttggttgatgtgggatcttacatttttggaattgatttgattaattagggatttgatttattagggtaaatcaaattcctaattgtggtaggtaccAAATCAAATCTTGATTCAATTAggtaactcctcatttaattggggatcgtggtaattaaccaaatcaattctcaacctaattaggtaacgttcaatttaattgggtaattcccaattaaattgagtaacttccaattaggttgattaattcccaattaggtcaaataatccccaaatggtaggaattatttgacctagagtttgatttaattaggttcccacaggCATGATGCGGTGGGCGGGTTTTGGAGCCATTGCGGTTGGAACTCAACCCGGGAATGTTTATCAGAAAGGGTTCCGATGATATGCAGGCCATGCTCTGGCGATCAGAAGGTGCAGGCAAGGTATGTGAGCCAAGTATGGAAAGTAGGGTTGCTATTGGAGAATGAATTAGAGAggggagagatagagagagctGTTAGAAAACTTATGGTAGATGATGATGGGAAGGGAATGAGGGTAAGGGCCAGGGAGTTGGAGAAAATAGAAGTTAGTATGAAGGGTGGCTCTACCTACCATTCCTTGAATGAGCTTGTGGAGCTTATAAGGTCATTTTAATTACAGCTGTGGTTTTTTCTCAACTAAAAGTCCTTTCTAGAACGAACTCACACAATCATTACAGTATTTGGTGGGAGATGTTGAATGCTCATATGGCGAGTAGGCCTTCTATTCTGACAAATAAGTAATGGACATCATGTAAGAGTCAAAATCTTTctatcaaatttcaaaacccgTGTGGCATTTCCCTTATGAAATAAATAAGATCATCTGTTTATCGGTTCATGTACCAGACACAACAACCAGCCAATATACTTTTCAATATTAATTCATGAACTGCAGCAGCCAGCTGTGCTGAGAACTACAAGCTTACGTTCCaaacaaatggaaaaagaCAAACTTATTATTAATTAGCTTATCTAAATATTATCTGCTTCTATATATTACATACTCAAGCCCCAATGAATTTCAAGGAGACAGTCAAGCAATATAAAGCTTCCATAGCCGCAAGCTATTGAGTGTCTTTGTGCGTGTGTGTGCGTTCTTATCGGTGAGACAGAAGATgaagagggagggagggagatgGAAAAGAAATCACAGAGTGGTCAACTGTTGGTCTTAGTTCCATGCCCATACCAAGGCCACATAAACCCTATGCTTAAGCTGGGTACCTTCCTTCACTCAAAGGGCTTTTCCATTTCAATTGTTCACACCCATTTCAACTCTCCAAACCCTTCAAACCACCCCGAATTCACCTTCTTTCCAATACCAGATGGCTTAACTGCTGATGAGATTTCATCTGGGAATGTAGTAGCTATTGTGTTTGCTGTTAACGCCAATTGCAAAGCGAGTTTCAAACACTGCTTGACTGATAGAGTGACGGAACACGAACCGCAGAACAAAATCACCAGTATCATCTATGATGAACTTATGTACTTCTCTGAATCTGTGGCTAATGATCTAAACATTCCAAGAATCCTCTTACACACGCAAAGTGCAACCAATTTTATTGCTCGCAATGCTGTAATACGACTTCATTCGAAAGGTTGCACTCCCTTCCCAGGTATGTGCCCTGTTTCCTCCTTTCTATGTTACTTTCTGCAAACGAAGAAAGAGGCTAATGCCCGAGCCATTTTTCTTCAGAGTAtgatgtttatttttcttacttATAACTAAGACTATAACTCCGGATCACAGAATCTATGTTAGCGAACTCGGTGGACGAGCTTCATCCCCTCCGGTTTAAGGATCTGCCCATTACCATTTTCGACACACTTGAAAACTATTCGAAACTATTGGCTATTGCCAACAATGTTAGGACATCCTCAGCCATCATTTGGAACACCCTGGACTGCCTTGAACAATCATCACTAGCAAAGGTCCAGCAACAATGTCAAGTTCCAATCTTCTCCATAGGTCCTCTTCACAAGATTGCAACAGTAGCCTCCAGTAGTTTACTAGAAGAAGACACAGGCTGTGTTGCGTGGCTTGACAAACAATCCCATAACTCAGTTATCTATGTAAGCTTGGGGAGTCTAGCATCCATCAGTGAGAAAGAACTAGCCGAAATGGCTTGGGGATTAATTAACAGCAGGCAACCTTTTTTGTGGGTGATTAGGCCCGGATCAATTTGTGGTTCTGATTGGATCGAGCTACTGCCTCAAGGTTTCCTAGAAGCTGTTGGAGAAAGAAGTTGCATCGTGAAATGGGCACCCCAGATGGAAGTCTTGGCACATGGCGCAGTGGGCGGGTTCTGGAGCCATTGTGGTTGGAACTCAACCCTGGAAAGTATATCTGAAGGCGTTCCGATGTTATGCAGGCCGTGCTTTAGTGATCAGAAGGTGAATGCAAGGTATGTAAGCGAAGTATGGAAAATAGGGATACAATTGGAGAATGAATTAGAGAggggagagatagagagagctGTTAGGAAACTTCTGGTAGATGATGATGGGAAGGGAATGAGGGTGAGGGCCAAGGAGTTGAAGGAGAAAATAGAAGTTAGTATGAAGGGTGGCTCTACCGACCATTTCTTGAATGAGCTTGTGGAGGTTATAAAGTCATTTTAATTGGAACaagaagtgtttttttttctctcaactAAGTGATTTCTGGAACGGACTCGCACAATCATTCCCTCCCCCTTAACCATCCTTACAATATTTGGCGGGAGATGTTAAATGCTAGGCCTCTTTGTATTCTGATAAATAAGTAATGGACATCATGTAAGagtcaaaatattttttccaatttcaaaacaaCAGGGGACATGTCTCTAGTCAAATAAATAAGATCATCTGGTTATCTGTTCATGTTGATGTTCTTACCGCCCTTTTGACCATCACCATTTGATTTATGAAGGTTGACTATTAAGCATAGGGTTTAGGGTGTAGAATTATATCAAAAGTATAATTAAAGGAAAGTTCAAGACGACACGGTTTACCAATACAGAAGAAAGTAAATAGAGGATGCTGGCTCATCTTGaacttaataaaaaataatgaaaataaaattattaacatAAAGAAATATAGTATCATGTTACTGCGAGTCATCAATTGTTTACTGAAAGAGGATGAGTAGGACTTATTCCTTGAAGATGCAGCCATGTTTCCTCTCCTAAAACTACGTACCCACAACTAGACAATATACTTTTCAATCTTAGAGATGAGTATCCAAAGTTtacttatttctttaaacGCAATACCCAGCTGTCCTGAGAACCACATGCTTCTGTCCCAAACAATTTATGGAAAAAAGGCAAACTTATTATTAATTGACATACTCAAGCTCCAACGAATTTCAAGTTCCATAGCCAGAAGCTGTTGAGAGTGCAGTGTGTGCACCTGCGTATCtgttgtattaataattggcacaaattaatgtgctaattaTCCAATTAAAAATACCTGCAAGTGCACAAATTTATTGAGGTGTAGATTTGCAAGTACTGGGGTCGATCCCACGAACAGAGGCGAAGCTAGAATTATAAAGTTGAGGGGCCgaaatagaaaatacaagtatataaaATACCTAAGTATTCAATAATTACATATTTAGAGCTAAATGTTTCTAATTGAGTCAtgtctaatttgttttagaggaaattttaacttaaattataagttgtttattacaaattatatatattatatatataatagaggAGGgataaaaatatacaaaattagtGAAACACCCATTCCTAGACATGAAACTATAAATATACCCTACGTAATTTAAAacatagaaacacacccaaaataaacccaaaaatcaacaattgtatattttttaatttaattaataagatgAAATATCTTTATTACCCTTTTTAGCATTAAGTTAGTTTTGGATCTCGTTTGAAGCCTCCCTCAGGTTTGAAGCATCAAGCCCTCCCTCAGTTTTGAAGCCTCCCTCAGGTTTGAAGCATCAAGCCCTCCCTCAGTTTTGAAGCCTTAAGCCCCTCTCCTGCTTCAAACCACCATCTCTCCTCTGTTATCTCCCTTCTTCCCTCTCTTTGCCTTCAAAGTAAACCAAACAGTCTCAAAGCCATGGACCAACACAAGACCGACGACAATCTCCGTTACGTAGGTGGCCTCACACGTGTTCTCGCCGCCGATGCCTCCATTTCCTTTGCAGGTTTGTTCCATCTGCTTCAATTcgttattttcattttgatttttgcttAATTTACTTGAATTTCTACTTGATTTCTCTTTCGCATGCACCAACCCCGACGGATCGCCGATTTCCACCGACGATATATTCCAAAATGGCCAGATCTGTCTTGTGTTCCTGATTTTCAACCTGGATCTCTTCTTCGCAGATGCCGACGACGATGATTTTTCCATAGCCAAAGGGGCTGccgcttcctcttcctctctgcGGCCGCCATTGAAGAAGCTCTTCTTTGAAGAGCGGAATACGCCGAACTCGGCAATGTCGTTTTAGAACTCAGAAGGTGGACTCAGGTCCTGATCCATGAGAGCAACCAGCTTCTGAGTTTGATCATCAACACCTTTTACAATTTGTTATGTAAGTTGATTTGTAATGTACAATTTGTTATCTGTAAGTCGTATGAGCAGTTGTTAACTTCCAGTAAGTGGTATGAACAGCTATTATATTGTTCATACCCTGCAACTGAGTTAATTTATAtaacatagtattaacagtgtacttctatgacatagtattaacagattttcagtaacaaagcaCGCTCTATATTTTGCTCTATATATGGTTGTgcacttgaagtttatgatatgcaaaatgtgatttttactaGGACAatagttctatgacatagtattaacaatgtacttctgtgacatagtattaacagtgtacttgttttttccttgtaaaggtattttcttttgcctttgtGATTGTATCTGGTGAAACTATGGACAATTGGAGGTGGCAGCAAAGGATATCGAATCTCTTGTTAgggttttttggattttttgaatgaaatggtatttacaatgtttttgtatgaaattgtattaagaatgtttttctatgaaattgtattaacaatatacttcTATAGCATGGTATTAGCAATGCACTTTTATGACATgttattaacaatgtacttttatgacatggtattaacaatgtacttctatgatatGGTTTGCAGAGGTTTGATGGAGAATGAAGGGTCGTGGGGACAGACCCTTGGTTTtcgtgattttttattttattttatattaagtttgggttttttcaaaaaaaatctaatttggGCTTGCTGAGCTTGTTTTGGATTCTTTTGGGAATTTTGTGTTGGGCTTATTTTAAGTTAATTAATGGCAGagatgtaatttataggaacttcaaTACTAATTTTATATGTAGTAAAtggtttttgggtgtgtttctaaagtgcattctatgtagggtttttttataattacagcccctattttgggtatattactAAAGCTCCCATAAAAATATGGGGGGACCAGGGCCACTCAAGGTCTAGGAGTGGCTCTGCCACTGCCCACGAGGAACTATCGGCTTACTAAAAGTTCTAGTTTGAGTATTTAAAGAACACTTATTTAACACAACACACAGGTAAAATGCAAATTGGAAGCTAAGAGCGAATAAAGAATagtaaaagaaatgaaacaaaacaagaaaccaaagaTAGACACAAACAACAATTTCTATCACCCTTTTATCACTTTTCTATTACCACTGTATCACTTCTTTGTCATATGTTTATCACCTAGTGAACAGTAACGACCAGTGGCATAAATAGTAACAACCGATCGTTTTGAAACAGATTGTGACCTGAAAACCAAAATGGAAGGCGACCGGTAACATGAACAGTGAAGGCCGATCTTTTTGAAGCAGAGTATGTGCTATGTTTTCATCTTTGACCTCTGTCCAATTTTTGACCTATAACTTTTATccaaattttatattcttcatATGGTTGGATTCAGcacagaaaaaggaagaactcaTTGCAGACCAAATGTCATAAACAATTACGGAAGTGAGAATTCAATGGGGAAAACACACAACTtttcaaacacacacacacgaaattttggggggggggggggggggggaggggagTGTGGGGAGGAAGATGGGT
Protein-coding regions in this window:
- the LOC18773385 gene encoding UDP-glucose iridoid glucosyltransferase, which encodes MEKKSQSGQLLVLVPCPYQGHINPMLKLGTFLHSKGFSISIVHTHFNSPNPSNHPEFTFFPIPDGLTADEISSGNVVAIVFAVNANCKASFKHCLTDRVTEHEPQNKITSIIYDELMYFSESVANDLNIPRILLHTQSATNFIARNAVIRLHSKGCTPFPESMLANSVDELHPLRFKDLPITIFDTLENYSKLLAIANNVRTSSAIIWNTLDCLEQSSLAKVQQQCQVPIFSIGPLHKIATVASSSLLEEDTGCVAWLDKQSHNSVIYVSLGSLASISEKELAEMAWGLINSRQPFLWVIRPGSICGSDWIELLPQGFLEAVGERSCIVKWAPQMEVLAHGAVGGFWSHCGWNSTLESISEGVPMLCRPCFSDQKVNARYVSEVWKIGIQLENELERGEIERAVRKLLVDDDGKGMRVRAKELKEKIEVSMKGGSTDHFLNELVEVIKSF